One stretch of Nicotiana tabacum cultivar K326 chromosome 18, ASM71507v2, whole genome shotgun sequence DNA includes these proteins:
- the LOC107807921 gene encoding protein DGS1, mitochondrial-like, which translates to MQLFDFMSSHFHQLLSIRDDLFDTFRKRQKGAMEPEEVQLTADSLHRMLRAFTEQSKGEKPLQNATDQKMLEIVMARYEKELMHPIQNLFSGELLFQLVLQVQKLKLDIEEAMLELDQILRANEINFAILAALPAFFLSLFFFMVMRAWIKQDTRAEGRGRVARIQRRLLIVEVERKIMQSERCKHQGQEKDAQCMYGLALYNLDRLYCAVEGHARSTGEWISLRQDIIDLAKPDTQTAHKLKITSRMERVYDCLLSLPKSW; encoded by the exons ATGCAATTGTTTGATTTTATGTCTTCTCATTTTCATCAGCTTCTCTCTATCAGAGACGATCTTTTCGATACCTTCAGGAAGAGGCAAAAGGGTGCAATGGAACCTGAAGAGGTGCAGTTAACTGCTGACTCTTTACACAG AATGTTGCGAGCTTTTACTGAGCAGTCAAAGGGGGAGAAGCCTCTGCAAAATGCAACAGATCAGAAAATGCTTGAAATAGTAATGGCAAG GTATGAAAAGGAACTGATGCATCCAATTCAAAATCTCTTCTCGGGGGAGCTTCTGTTCCAACTAGT ATTACAGGTCCAGAAGCTGAAGCTTGATATTGAGGA GGCTATGCTGGAGCTAGATCAAATTCTTAGGGCAAATGAAATCAACTTTGCTATTTTAGCTGCTTTGCCTGCTTTCTTcctctcccttttttttttcatggTGATGCGTGCTTGGATTAAACAG GATACGAGAGCAGAAGGCAGAGGAAGGGTTGCACGAATTCAACGACGACTGTTAATCGTTGAAGTAGAAAGAAAGATTATGCAATCGGAAAGATGCAAACATCAAGGACAA GAAAAAGATGCACAATGCATGTATGGGTTGGCGTTATATAATCTTGATCGCTTATACTGTGCTGTGGAAGGCCATGCAAGGTCAACCGGTGAATGGATAAG TTTGAGGCAGGATATTATTGACTTAGCGAAGCCAGATACTCAAACTGCACATAAACTCAAGATCACCTCACGCATGGAGCGGGTGTATGACTGCTTGCTTTCTCTACCAAAAAGTTGGTAG